The following DNA comes from Coleofasciculus chthonoplastes PCC 7420.
CAGTCATCAGTGATTTATCTCAATAGAGCATGAAATAAATTGTAGGTTGGGTTTCGACTTCGCTCAACGCAACAAATATTATAGGGCTAAGGTTCCCTGACTACAAACTCAAGGACAAGGTAATCCATTGGGCGTGTCTAGGGTAATCGTCCCGGATTGGGTCGCATCAAGGATATTTTGGGTTTCACTCAAAATTTCAAATATACTTAATGGTTGTGGATCTTGTGAATTTGGTGGATCTTGGATTAAACTGAAACCCGTATTGCTATTATTATCACTTAAGTTTAAGCAGAATGCAGAATCATTATCAGTTGTCACTTTCACGCCAACAAAGTTGTTAGGAGTGGTGAATGTGTTCTCTAAAACATTTGCGAAAACTTTGGTTTCATCAAATAACTGAAACTCAATACCTTGCTGATTATTATTTTCGATCGTATTATTTTTCAAGGTTGCGTCTTGTATTTGTGCCGTGGAACTTGGAATTAATTGCACATCTAATAAACCAAGGCGAATGTCGATTCCTTCATCACCATTATTCCTAATTTTATTTTCCGAAATCGTCAGATTTTCGATGATTGTACCACCTTCAATACCAAGACCAATACCATCACCTCTGATTGGACTAGTGCCGCCATTATTTTCTATTGTATTTGCCTCAATTGTCAAATTAACTGTAGGATTTCCAACAATTAGGGGATTGTCTAAAGCAATACCTAAACCGATCAGGATCGCATCTTCAAAGTTATCATAAAGTTCATTTCCTGCAATAGTTATATTGACAGAACCCGTGCTATTATTGATTAGAATACCTTGACCACTTGGCAATGTATCAATAGTTACTCCAGGTAATAATTGTACTGTGTCAGCAGCCAAACCATCTGTTCCAGTAATGTTGTTCGCTATAATCTCAACGGTTCCCGTAACATTTTCAAGCAGAATTCCCCGACCTGTCGGAAAATCAAAATTAATGGTAGCGTCAGGGTTCTTAACAGGAATTGTATTAAGAATAGTGTTATTCTCGATAGTTACTTCTCCATCCGTATCTGCTAAGTAAATTCCTTCATTAGTTGCCCCTTCAATGCGGTTATTTGCCAGGGTAACATTACTGAGAGTGCTTCCAGAAATGCCACTATCCTCAGTATTCCGAATCTCAAATCCAGAAATAGCGATCGCACCCGTAGAATTAGAGAGTTCAATTCCTTGATTTGCCTGAGTAATCTGGCTTCCTTCATTGGCGGCTATATTCACTGTTCCTGTGACATTGCCAACGGATATGCCGTTAATTCCATCAACTGGATCAGTAATTGTGATCGTGCTATTGCTAATATCAACTGTACCACTAATCCCGTTAATAGAGATACCGTTTGTTGATGAGTTGATACTGGTAAGGGTGCTATCTGAAAGTGTGGCATTATTAATAGTAGTCCCGACTAATGCGGCACCATTAGTGCTGTTTACCTCCAATCCCGATAAATTGATTTCTCCCAGACTTTCAGCGAGTAAGATTCCAGCTTTAGCAGTGGTTGTTGTAATTTGACTTCCTGGATTGGCTGAAATTGTCGCGGTTCCCTGGATATTCGTGGCGAGGATACCGTTACTGGCGGGATTTTCAATCGTGATTGTGCTATCGCTAATCTCGAAATCACCGTTAACTGTCTCCAGAGAAATCCCTTCTGTTGCTGAATTGGTACTGGTGAGAGTGCTGGAAGCGATCGCGCTATTATTAATATTCCTTACTTCCACAACCGCACCCTCTGTACTCTCCACAGTTATACCCGATAAATTTATCTCTCCTGTACTTTCAGTGAGGGAAATTCCGGCTTGATTTCCCTCTGTCGTAATCAGACTTCCTGGATTGGCTGAAATTGTCGCGGTTCCCTCGATAGCTGTGGCTAGGATACCGTTCCTGGTGGGATTTTCTATCGTGATTGTACTGTCGCTGATGTCGAAATTACCGCTAACTGTGTCTAGAGAAATACCTTCTGTAGCTGAATTGGTACTGGTGAGAGTGCTGTTCGCGATCGCGCTATTATTAATATTCCTTACTTCCACAACCGCACCCTCTGTACTCTCCACAGTTATACCCGATAAATTTATCTCTCCTGTACTTTCAGTGAGGGAAATTCCGGCTTGATTTCCCTCTGTCGTAATCAGACTTCCTGGATTGGCTGAAATTGTCGCGGTTCCCTGGATATTCGTGGCGAGGATACCGTTACTCGTGGGATTTTCTATCGTGATTGTACTGTCACTGATGTCGAAATTGCCGCTAACTGTGTCTAGATAAATCCCTTCTGTAGCCGAATTGGTACTGGTGAGAGTGCTAGAAGCGATCGCGCTATTATTAATATTCCTTACTTCCACAACCGCACCGCCTGTACTCTCCACGGTTATACCCGATAAATTTATCTCTCCTTGACTTTCATTTAGAGAAATTCCGGCTTGATTTCCCTCTGTCGTAATCAGACTTCCTGGATTGGCTGAAATTGTCGCGGTTCCCTCGATAGCTGTGGCTAGGATACCATTACTGGTGGGATTTGTAATCGTAATTGTGCTATCACTGATGTCGAAATTCCCGCTAACTGCGTCTATAGAAATCCCTTCTGTAGCCGAATTTGTACTGGAGAGAGTGCTGTTCGCGATCGCAACATCATTAACCGATGTAACACTTAAGCTAGGAACGCCATTTCCCGTGATCGCACTATTGGTAAATGAAATCAAACCGCCCGTATTTTCCAGTAATACCCCAGCTTGACTGGAACTGGTAATCATACTGTCTCGAACTTCCCCATTTTGAATACCCCTGGCGACAATTCCTGGATTGGTTACTCCAGTTATTGTAAATCCGGATAACACCGTATTATTTCCCAACGTTACTGTATCCATAACCTGAGGAAAAACGCCAGCACCGGATAACGGAAGTTGTACGCGCTCAAATTCCACTGTATCCAATTGCTGAATTGGTGCTGTGGACAAAACCTGCACCTGATCAGGAATCGTGAAAGCCGGAATACCAGGATTCGTTCCCGCTTGTACATAAACAATATCATTCCCATCCGATCGCGTCGCGGCTAGGGCTGAATCGACTGTTCCAAACGGTGTTTCAACGGTACCATTTCCGCCACTTGCGCCTAAATTAACGTGCTGAAAGATATACGGTTCACTGGTTTGAGGATTCGTTGCGGCGGTAGTAATATCTTCGCTGAAGAAATCTGATTCTGTTTGACTATCAACCGTGATACTAGAAATCCGTTCCACGCCATCCCCTAAACGGGATAAAATACTAGCATTCCCTGAAGAACGAGTTTTGCCAAAAATCGCCCCCACACTAACAATTACATTAGTGCCAAATATCTGATCCTCTTGCAGCGCTACACCAAAATTTAAACTATCCGTAGGTTGCACTTCCAATCGCATCCGCCAACCCAAACTGGAATCACTCCCTGTAGCGTCATAATAATAAAGTCCACCATACCCTCGTAATCCTCCCCCTTCACCCCATTGCGCCAATCTTGCACCAACTTCCAGATCAAACCCCGTCATGGCGGCTTCAAAGTGGCGCACTTGTCCCCGTTGTCGTTTTCCCTGAATCACTAAAAAATGGTCAGAAAAGAAACGATCTGTCAGTTGAAATCCGGTATCAAATGCTGTTTCATCCACTAAATCGCGAGTATCACCCAGAGGAAAATAACCATTGAGGCGCACATCCCAAACCTCTCCCAATGTTTCTACCCCCACACCGAGTTGATGGAATGTACTATTTCCCGTATCCCGACGATCAAAACCTAAGTAACCGCCAAAAATTCGATTCAGGGACTGATTATAAAAGCGGTGTCCAAATAAGAGATTACCACCGACATTCGCACTATTATCTAACTGCAATCGTCCCTCTAAAAACGTCAGCGTACTACCGGGATTTTGTAGGAGTGGGAGAAAACTGTCCAAGCGGGTAAAACCATCGTATCCCGCACCGGACGTACTGTAACCAATTCCCCAGCGAGGTTTAATTTGTAGCGTTGTTAAATCTGGAGTGGTAGACGGGGGAGAATCTGGCGTCTGCGCTTGAAGTGGACTCCCCAAGGAGGGGTGAGATTCAGGAACAGCATCGGCTTTTGGGAGTGATGGAATCTCCGTTTGGGCTATAGCCGCAGGAATCAAGAGAGGGGTGAAACAGAAGCTAGTCCAGAGTAATCTAACCAAGCTGTTCATACACGCGATCGCCAATGGATTTTTTTTACCTTAACTGATACTCAACAGAAGCACCCCCAATTCCTGACAATGGAATACTGTTTTAAACTAAATTTAGTTTAGTTCTTATGTACTATAGAAAAGGTCAAGCTTGACTCAGGATTAACGGATTTCAACGCCCTAATTTATTCGCAATCCCATCGCACCCTCCTGGAATCGTTCGGCGAGACTGTTCACCGCACCAGGAACAGCAGTATTGACGTTGTTCCTCGCCTAACCGTTGTACCCCAGTAAAATTCGCGCCCTCAACCACGGCGCCCGTGTGAATTCCAGTGCGATAATCAGGCAGTTCAGAACGACTGCGGGGACTGGCGGTTTCCACTGATCCATAGAACAAGCGCACACCCTTAAGATCAGAGTTGGACAAATTCGTTTTATAGAGAATCGTGCGAGACAAATTCGCTCCGGCTAAGTCACAATTGCTTAGATCCGCTTGCACCATATTAGCTTCACTTAATTCCGCCCAGCGTAGATCCGTACCTGCCACATCCGCCCCGGCTAACATAACATTTAGAGCAATAACTCGCACGCCATAAACCCGATCTTCTTGATACCCGCCATAACCATCTAGCATAGGACGTCCTAAATGGCGATCGCGTTTTAAGGGTGTGAGTAATCTGGATTGAGACAAAAACCGTAAAACTTTCGCTTTACCACCAGCGTCTACACTATTGAGAATAGCGGCGGTTCGTCCTTCACAAAACGCCCGTTCTTGGGGCCAATCCTCTAGCAATCCTTCATCGTCTAAAGCCAGGTCACAAATACCCTGAAAATAGGCATCAATGGTTTGCTGCTGGGTAATTGTATTTTGCTGGATCGTGAGATCTTTAGAAATAACATACTGACGCCAAGCGATATAGACAGCGAGAATAGCAATCAGAATTTGCCCTAACGCACCAATCCATTCCGCTAAAGAACCCACCGAATCAAACGCTTTGGTGAATCCGGTTAACGCCGCAATCCCAACGATTGCCAGGATCACACCACAAACTGCAATAACTTGCGATCGCTGCTGGGGAGAGAGAGATTGCTGCAACCATTGTTGTAAGGGTGACCAAATCGCCGACACAGAGAGGAGTAACGTGACAATGACCCCGGCGAGAATCACCCAGTTGTTATCCAGAACTAAGCCAACAATCAAAACCGCGATCGCACTGAGGATGATA
Coding sequences within:
- a CDS encoding inverse autotransporter beta-barrel domain-containing protein, producing the protein MNSLVRLLWTSFCFTPLLIPAAIAQTEIPSLPKADAVPESHPSLGSPLQAQTPDSPPSTTPDLTTLQIKPRWGIGYSTSGAGYDGFTRLDSFLPLLQNPGSTLTFLEGRLQLDNSANVGGNLLFGHRFYNQSLNRIFGGYLGFDRRDTGNSTFHQLGVGVETLGEVWDVRLNGYFPLGDTRDLVDETAFDTGFQLTDRFFSDHFLVIQGKRQRGQVRHFEAAMTGFDLEVGARLAQWGEGGGLRGYGGLYYYDATGSDSSLGWRMRLEVQPTDSLNFGVALQEDQIFGTNVIVSVGAIFGKTRSSGNASILSRLGDGVERISSITVDSQTESDFFSEDITTAATNPQTSEPYIFQHVNLGASGGNGTVETPFGTVDSALAATRSDGNDIVYVQAGTNPGIPAFTIPDQVQVLSTAPIQQLDTVEFERVQLPLSGAGVFPQVMDTVTLGNNTVLSGFTITGVTNPGIVARGIQNGEVRDSMITSSSQAGVLLENTGGLISFTNSAITGNGVPSLSVTSVNDVAIANSTLSSTNSATEGISIDAVSGNFDISDSTITITNPTSNGILATAIEGTATISANPGSLITTEGNQAGISLNESQGEINLSGITVESTGGAVVEVRNINNSAIASSTLTSTNSATEGIYLDTVSGNFDISDSTITIENPTSNGILATNIQGTATISANPGSLITTEGNQAGISLTESTGEINLSGITVESTEGAVVEVRNINNSAIANSTLTSTNSATEGISLDTVSGNFDISDSTITIENPTRNGILATAIEGTATISANPGSLITTEGNQAGISLTESTGEINLSGITVESTEGAVVEVRNINNSAIASSTLTSTNSATEGISLETVNGDFEISDSTITIENPASNGILATNIQGTATISANPGSQITTTTAKAGILLAESLGEINLSGLEVNSTNGAALVGTTINNATLSDSTLTSINSSTNGISINGISGTVDISNSTITITDPVDGINGISVGNVTGTVNIAANEGSQITQANQGIELSNSTGAIAISGFEIRNTEDSGISGSTLSNVTLANNRIEGATNEGIYLADTDGEVTIENNTILNTIPVKNPDATINFDFPTGRGILLENVTGTVEIIANNITGTDGLAADTVQLLPGVTIDTLPSGQGILINNSTGSVNITIAGNELYDNFEDAILIGLGIALDNPLIVGNPTVNLTIEANTIENNGGTSPIRGDGIGLGIEGGTIIENLTISENKIRNNGDEGIDIRLGLLDVQLIPSSTAQIQDATLKNNTIENNNQQGIEFQLFDETKVFANVLENTFTTPNNFVGVKVTTDNDSAFCLNLSDNNSNTGFSLIQDPPNSQDPQPLSIFEILSETQNILDATQSGTITLDTPNGLPCP
- a CDS encoding pentapeptide repeat-containing protein, whose protein sequence is MTNPSDPSPSNPAIQSTHPNPEPISSQASDQVSAVSPTQFSDRQNTNRKALADPSIIILSAIAVLIVGLVLDNNWVILAGVIVTLLLSVSAIWSPLQQWLQQSLSPQQRSQVIAVCGVILAIVGIAALTGFTKAFDSVGSLAEWIGALGQILIAILAVYIAWRQYVISKDLTIQQNTITQQQTIDAYFQGICDLALDDEGLLEDWPQERAFCEGRTAAILNSVDAGGKAKVLRFLSQSRLLTPLKRDRHLGRPMLDGYGGYQEDRVYGVRVIALNVMLAGADVAGTDLRWAELSEANMVQADLSNCDLAGANLSRTILYKTNLSNSDLKGVRLFYGSVETASPRSRSELPDYRTGIHTGAVVEGANFTGVQRLGEEQRQYCCSWCGEQSRRTIPGGCDGIANKLGR